The Parambassis ranga chromosome 19, fParRan2.1, whole genome shotgun sequence genome contains a region encoding:
- the ldb3b gene encoding LIM domain-binding protein 3b isoform X1 — MSAYTVTLNGPAPWGFRLQGGKDFNMPLTISRITPGSKAAGGSLAQGDIISAIDGVSTDGMSHLEAQNKIKCATIKLALTMQKSRRPAPVPTATPRMDSPMPVIPHQKVIANTAANVEYTPSFNPIALKDSALSTHKPIEVRGPGGKATIIHAQYNTPISMYSQDAIMDAIAGQSQAKGHDSEEAGSPLAGALPVKDPVIDCASPVYQAVIRPGETNQDMTEWARRAANLQSKSFRILAHITGTEYLQDPDEEALQRSREKFESEVKGPRFAKLKNWHHGLSAQILNIQE; from the exons ATGAGTGCGTACACAGTGACTCTGAACGGCCCTGCTCCATGGGGCTTCAGACTACAGGGAGGAAAGGACTTCAACATGCCGCTCACCATCTCCAGG ATAACTCCGGGCAGCAAGGCAGCGGGCGGCAGCCTGGCCCAGGGCGACATCATCTCGGCCATCGACGGGGTCAGCACCGATGGGATGTCACACCTGGAGGCCCAGAACAAGATCAAGTGTGCTACCATTAAACTGGCTCTCACAATGCAGAA ATCCAGACGTCCTGCCCCAGTCCCCACGGCAACACCAAGAATGGACTCACCCATGCCAGTCATCCCCCACCAGAAG GTTATTGCAAACACAGCTGCAAA TGTGGAATACACTCCCAGCTTCAACCCCATAGCTCTGAAAGACTCTGCCCTGTCCACCCACAAGCCCATTGAGGTGAGGGGTCCAGGAGGAAAGGCCACTATCATTCACGCTCAGTACAACACACCGATTAGCATGTACTCACAGGACGCCATCATGGATGCCATCGCAGGACAGTCACAGGCCAAGGGACACGACAG TGAGGAGGCAGGCTCCCCCTTGGC TGGAGCTCTGCCTGTCAAGGACCCTGTCATAGACTGTGCATCTCCGGTGTACCAGGCCGTGATCAGGCCAGGAGAGACAAACCAGGACATGACTGAATGGGCTCGCCGTGCTGCCAACCTGCAGTCTAAGAGCTTCAGGATCCTCGCCCACATCACTGGCACTGAGTACC TGCAAGATCCAGATGAGGAAGCCCTGCAGAGGTCGAG AGAGAAGTTTGAGTCAGAGGTGAAAGGGCCCCGCTTTGCCAAGCTGAAGAACTGGCACCACGGGCTGTCTGCACAGATCCTCAATATCCAGGAAtaa
- the ldb3b gene encoding LIM domain-binding protein 3b isoform X2 has product MSAYTVTLNGPAPWGFRLQGGKDFNMPLTISRITPGSKAAGGSLAQGDIISAIDGVSTDGMSHLEAQNKIKCATIKLALTMQKSRRPAPVPTATPRMDSPMPVIPHQKVIANTAANVEYTPSFNPIALKDSALSTHKPIEVRGPGGKATIIHAQYNTPISMYSQDAIMDAIAGQSQAKGHDSGALPVKDPVIDCASPVYQAVIRPGETNQDMTEWARRAANLQSKSFRILAHITGTEYLQDPDEEALQRSREKFESEVKGPRFAKLKNWHHGLSAQILNIQE; this is encoded by the exons ATGAGTGCGTACACAGTGACTCTGAACGGCCCTGCTCCATGGGGCTTCAGACTACAGGGAGGAAAGGACTTCAACATGCCGCTCACCATCTCCAGG ATAACTCCGGGCAGCAAGGCAGCGGGCGGCAGCCTGGCCCAGGGCGACATCATCTCGGCCATCGACGGGGTCAGCACCGATGGGATGTCACACCTGGAGGCCCAGAACAAGATCAAGTGTGCTACCATTAAACTGGCTCTCACAATGCAGAA ATCCAGACGTCCTGCCCCAGTCCCCACGGCAACACCAAGAATGGACTCACCCATGCCAGTCATCCCCCACCAGAAG GTTATTGCAAACACAGCTGCAAA TGTGGAATACACTCCCAGCTTCAACCCCATAGCTCTGAAAGACTCTGCCCTGTCCACCCACAAGCCCATTGAGGTGAGGGGTCCAGGAGGAAAGGCCACTATCATTCACGCTCAGTACAACACACCGATTAGCATGTACTCACAGGACGCCATCATGGATGCCATCGCAGGACAGTCACAGGCCAAGGGACACGACAG TGGAGCTCTGCCTGTCAAGGACCCTGTCATAGACTGTGCATCTCCGGTGTACCAGGCCGTGATCAGGCCAGGAGAGACAAACCAGGACATGACTGAATGGGCTCGCCGTGCTGCCAACCTGCAGTCTAAGAGCTTCAGGATCCTCGCCCACATCACTGGCACTGAGTACC TGCAAGATCCAGATGAGGAAGCCCTGCAGAGGTCGAG AGAGAAGTTTGAGTCAGAGGTGAAAGGGCCCCGCTTTGCCAAGCTGAAGAACTGGCACCACGGGCTGTCTGCACAGATCCTCAATATCCAGGAAtaa